In the Pseudomonas sp. ADAK2 genome, one interval contains:
- the ribBA gene encoding bifunctional 3,4-dihydroxy-2-butanone-4-phosphate synthase/GTP cyclohydrolase II yields the protein MALNSIEELVEDIRQGKMVILMDDEDRENEGDLIMAAECCQPEHINFMAKHARGLICMPMSRERCELLKLPLMAPRNGSGFGTKFTVSIEATTGVTTGISAADRARTVQAAAAKDAKAEDIVSPGHIFPLMAQPGGTLARAGHTEAACDLARMAGFEPSGVICEVMNDDGTMSRRAELETFAAEHNIKIGTIADLIHYRMIHERTVQRIAEQPLDSELGQFNLVTYRDSVEGDVHMALTLGTVCAEEPTLVRVHNMDPLRDLLMVKQPGRWSLRAAMAAVAEAGSGVVLLLGHPLDGDVLLAHIRETAEHVPAKKPTTYSIVGAGSQILRDLGVRKMRLMSAPMKFNAISGFDLEVVEYVPSE from the coding sequence GTGGCGCTCAATAGCATCGAAGAACTGGTTGAAGACATCCGCCAAGGCAAGATGGTCATCCTCATGGATGACGAAGACCGCGAGAACGAAGGCGACCTGATCATGGCCGCCGAGTGCTGCCAGCCGGAACACATCAACTTCATGGCCAAGCACGCCCGTGGCCTGATCTGCATGCCGATGAGCCGCGAGCGCTGCGAACTGTTGAAGCTGCCGCTGATGGCGCCGCGCAACGGTTCCGGTTTCGGCACCAAGTTCACCGTGTCGATCGAAGCCACCACCGGCGTGACCACCGGCATCTCCGCCGCCGACCGCGCCCGCACTGTGCAGGCTGCCGCCGCCAAGGATGCCAAGGCTGAAGACATCGTCAGCCCCGGCCACATCTTCCCGCTGATGGCCCAACCAGGCGGCACCCTCGCTCGCGCCGGCCACACCGAAGCCGCTTGCGACCTGGCGCGCATGGCCGGTTTCGAGCCGAGCGGGGTGATCTGCGAAGTGATGAACGACGACGGCACCATGTCCCGCCGCGCCGAACTGGAAACCTTCGCCGCCGAACACAACATCAAGATCGGCACCATCGCCGACCTGATTCACTACCGGATGATCCACGAACGTACCGTTCAGCGGATTGCCGAGCAGCCGCTGGACAGCGAACTGGGCCAATTCAACCTGGTGACCTATCGTGATTCCGTGGAAGGCGACGTGCACATGGCCCTGACCCTGGGCACCGTGTGCGCCGAAGAGCCGACCCTGGTTCGGGTGCACAACATGGACCCATTGCGCGATCTGTTGATGGTCAAGCAACCGGGCCGCTGGAGCCTGCGCGCCGCCATGGCCGCGGTCGCCGAGGCCGGCAGCGGCGTGGTGCTGTTGCTCGGTCACCCGCTCGATGGCGATGTATTGCTGGCGCACATCCGCGAAACAGCGGAGCACGTCCCGGCGAAAAAACCGACCACCTACAGCATCGTCGGTGCCGGTTCGCAGATCCTGCGCGACCTGGGCGTTCGCAAAATGCGCCTGATGAGCGCGCCAATGAAATTTAATGCGATATCCGGTTTCGATCTGGAAGTTGTAGAATACGTGCCCTCCGAATAA
- the ribH gene encoding 6,7-dimethyl-8-ribityllumazine synthase, whose product MTLKTIEGTFIAPKGRYALVVGRFNSFVVESLVSGAVDALVRHGVSESDITIIRAPGAFEIPLVAQKVAQKGEYAAIIALGAVIRGGTPHFEYVAGECTKGLAQVSMEFGVPVAFGVLTVDSIEQAIERSGTKAGNKGAEAALSALEMVSLLAQLEAK is encoded by the coding sequence ATGACCCTGAAGACCATCGAAGGTACCTTCATCGCCCCTAAAGGCCGCTACGCTTTGGTAGTAGGCCGTTTCAACAGCTTCGTCGTTGAAAGCCTGGTCAGCGGTGCAGTTGATGCCCTGGTTCGCCATGGCGTGAGCGAAAGCGACATCACCATCATCCGTGCGCCTGGCGCCTTCGAAATCCCGCTGGTTGCGCAGAAAGTAGCCCAGAAGGGCGAATACGCGGCAATCATCGCCCTGGGCGCGGTCATTCGTGGCGGTACTCCGCACTTCGAATACGTGGCGGGCGAATGCACCAAGGGCCTGGCCCAAGTGTCCATGGAGTTCGGCGTACCGGTCGCTTTCGGCGTCCTGACCGTTGATTCCATCGAGCAAGCCATCGAACGTTCCGGCACCAAGGCCGGTAACAAAGGTGCCGAAGCTGCCCTGTCCGCCCTGGAAATGGTCAGCCTGCTGGCACAGTTGGAGGCCAAGTGA
- the nusB gene encoding transcription antitermination factor NusB: MISDDSDQFNPRDPKPADAGKPSKSVKRREARQLATQALYQWHMAKQSLNEIEAQFRVDNDFSDVDAAYFHDILHGVPAHKPEIDAALSPCLDITIEELDPVELAVLRLSTWELLKRVDVPYRVVINEGIELAKVFGSTDGHKFVNGVLDKLAPRLREAEVKAFKR; this comes from the coding sequence GTGATTAGCGACGACAGCGATCAGTTCAACCCGCGCGATCCAAAGCCTGCGGATGCCGGCAAGCCATCGAAAAGCGTCAAGCGTCGCGAAGCCCGTCAGCTCGCGACTCAAGCGCTGTACCAATGGCACATGGCCAAGCAGTCGCTGAACGAGATCGAAGCGCAGTTCCGGGTCGATAACGATTTCAGCGATGTAGATGCCGCCTACTTCCACGACATCCTGCACGGCGTTCCGGCCCACAAGCCTGAGATCGACGCTGCACTGTCGCCCTGCCTGGACATCACCATCGAAGAGCTGGACCCGGTTGAACTGGCGGTTTTGCGCCTGTCCACCTGGGAACTGCTCAAGCGCGTCGACGTGCCGTACCGCGTTGTGATCAACGAAGGTATCGAGCTGGCGAAAGTCTTCGGTTCCACCGATGGCCACAAGTTCGTCAACGGTGTACTCGACAAGCTGGCCCCACGTCTGCGTGAAGCTGAAGTGAAGGCGTTCAAGCGCTAA
- the thiL gene encoding thiamine-phosphate kinase, whose protein sequence is MGEFELIRHFFAAAPCAQGGEGVALGIGDDCALLAVPAGEQLAISTDTLVAGVHFADPCDPFLLGQRSLAVAVSDLAAMGATPVAFTLALTLPTVTADWLDAYARGLNVMAQGCGVALVGGDTTRGPLSLTMTVFGRVPAGQALTRSGAQPGDWLCVGGELGNAAGALPLVLGQRTADEAIADPLLRHYWSPQPQLALGQALRGRASSALDISDGLLADCGHIALASKVGIQIERSKLPVSQALVAFLGQSGAEDAALSGGDDYVLAFTVPPVELPRLLADGWPIHVVGRVVTGQGVALLDADGRDITPQTRGYQHFPETP, encoded by the coding sequence ATGGGCGAGTTTGAGCTGATCCGCCATTTCTTCGCCGCCGCGCCTTGTGCGCAGGGCGGCGAGGGCGTTGCACTGGGGATCGGCGATGATTGCGCCCTGCTGGCTGTTCCCGCTGGGGAGCAGTTGGCGATTTCTACCGACACCCTCGTTGCCGGTGTGCATTTCGCAGATCCTTGCGACCCGTTTTTGCTCGGTCAGCGCTCGCTGGCTGTAGCGGTCAGTGACCTGGCCGCCATGGGCGCCACTCCCGTAGCCTTTACCCTTGCCCTGACCTTGCCGACGGTGACCGCCGATTGGCTGGATGCCTACGCCCGTGGTTTGAATGTCATGGCTCAGGGCTGTGGCGTGGCGCTGGTCGGTGGTGACACCACCCGTGGGCCGTTGAGTCTGACCATGACCGTGTTTGGGCGCGTGCCGGCCGGTCAGGCGTTGACCCGCAGCGGCGCGCAGCCGGGCGACTGGCTGTGTGTCGGTGGCGAGTTGGGCAATGCTGCCGGGGCCTTGCCGCTGGTGCTTGGCCAACGGACTGCCGATGAAGCCATCGCCGATCCGCTGCTGCGCCATTACTGGTCGCCGCAACCGCAACTGGCGTTGGGGCAAGCGCTACGCGGCAGAGCCTCGTCGGCGCTGGATATCTCCGACGGCCTGCTCGCCGACTGCGGGCACATTGCGCTCGCGTCGAAGGTCGGCATCCAGATCGAGCGGAGCAAGTTGCCGGTGTCGCAAGCGTTGGTGGCTTTCCTCGGCCAGTCAGGCGCCGAGGACGCCGCCCTGAGCGGAGGCGACGACTACGTGCTGGCCTTCACCGTGCCGCCCGTCGAATTGCCCCGGTTGCTGGCGGACGGCTGGCCGATCCATGTGGTCGGCCGGGTCGTGACCGGGCAGGGCGTTGCGCTACTGGACGCCGATGGACGTGACATCACCCCGCAAACACGGGGTTATCAACATTTTCCGGAGACCCCGTGA
- a CDS encoding phosphatidylglycerophosphatase A family protein, with amino-acid sequence MTDHPNQTPAEFVPPSVWRNPWHFLAFGFGSGTLPKAPGTWGSLVALPFIPLWQMLPDWGYWLMLGITMLFGFWLCGKVADDLRVHDHEGIVWDEMVGMWITLWLVPEGWYWLLAGFLMFRFFDILKPWPIHWVDRHVHGGVGIMLDDVLAGVFAWLGMQGLVWFFA; translated from the coding sequence GTGACCGATCACCCCAATCAGACGCCGGCGGAATTCGTACCGCCTTCGGTCTGGCGCAACCCTTGGCATTTCCTGGCGTTCGGCTTCGGCTCGGGCACCTTGCCCAAGGCTCCGGGCACCTGGGGTTCGTTAGTTGCGCTACCCTTTATTCCGTTGTGGCAGATGTTGCCCGACTGGGGCTACTGGCTGATGCTCGGCATCACCATGCTGTTTGGCTTCTGGCTGTGCGGCAAAGTGGCCGACGACTTACGGGTACACGATCACGAAGGCATCGTCTGGGATGAGATGGTCGGGATGTGGATCACCCTGTGGCTGGTGCCGGAAGGTTGGTACTGGTTGTTGGCGGGGTTCCTGATGTTCCGCTTCTTCGACATTCTCAAGCCATGGCCGATTCACTGGGTGGACCGGCATGTGCACGGTGGTGTCGGGATCATGCTCGACGACGTATTGGCCGGGGTCTTTGCATGGCTGGGGATGCAGGGCCTGGTGTGGTTTTTCGCCTGA
- a CDS encoding transporter substrate-binding domain-containing protein encodes MARRWLMVVFAMFCSLAQAGDATPAPSVIHLASEDWENYTAADGHGLGWDVLRTVFEPAGVKLDIRSEPYTRAVGLAQRGEVDACVGAYRNETSDVLYPHWNFDTDHIYALGLASNPAPTLDNLGSYRLAWVRGYKYQDYLPNVQRYNEVVRRTGILSMLTHNRADYYIDALTEIDYVLARARDPSQFRRTHIAELPLYLCFADNPKARALMALFDQRMELLVKSGELKPIFAKWKQPYPFDAN; translated from the coding sequence ATGGCTAGACGCTGGTTGATGGTGGTTTTCGCGATGTTCTGCTCGCTCGCCCAGGCGGGGGATGCGACGCCGGCGCCGTCCGTGATTCATCTGGCCAGCGAAGACTGGGAAAACTACACCGCCGCTGACGGTCACGGCCTGGGCTGGGACGTGTTGCGCACCGTCTTTGAACCGGCCGGGGTCAAGCTCGATATCCGCAGCGAACCCTACACCCGCGCCGTCGGCCTGGCCCAGCGCGGGGAGGTGGACGCCTGCGTCGGCGCCTATCGCAATGAAACCAGCGACGTGCTTTATCCGCACTGGAACTTCGACACCGATCACATCTACGCCCTGGGCCTGGCGAGCAATCCGGCGCCGACCCTCGATAATCTCGGTAGTTATCGGCTGGCCTGGGTGCGCGGCTACAAGTACCAGGATTACCTGCCCAACGTGCAGCGCTACAACGAAGTGGTGCGGCGCACCGGCATCCTGTCGATGCTGACCCACAACCGCGCCGACTATTACATCGATGCCCTGACCGAGATCGACTATGTGCTCGCCCGGGCCAGGGATCCGTCGCAGTTCCGCCGAACCCACATTGCCGAGCTGCCGCTGTACCTGTGTTTTGCCGACAACCCCAAGGCCCGCGCGCTGATGGCGTTGTTCGACCAGCGCATGGAACTGCTGGTGAAAAGCGGCGAGTTGAAACCGATCTTTGCCAAGTGGAAACAGCCTTATCCATTTGATGCAAATTGA
- the ribA gene encoding GTP cyclohydrolase II has translation MPVVFVAASKLPTPFAQFTMHGFLDEENGREHVVLSLGDFADGAPVLGRLHSECLTGDALFSQRCDCGSQLEAALQAIAREGRGVLLYLRQEGRGIGLLNKIRAYELQDGGADTVEANERLGFAADQRDYAMCLPMLQHLGVKSLRLMTNNPRKVKALTDMGIVVAERVPLHTGHNPHNKLYLATKASKLDHMMGNEHQGEADRA, from the coding sequence GTGCCTGTCGTTTTTGTCGCCGCTTCGAAGCTGCCAACACCTTTTGCGCAATTCACCATGCACGGCTTTCTCGATGAAGAGAACGGGCGCGAGCACGTGGTGCTGAGCCTGGGCGACTTCGCCGACGGTGCCCCGGTACTTGGCCGGTTGCACTCCGAATGCCTGACCGGCGACGCCTTGTTCAGTCAGCGTTGCGACTGCGGCTCGCAACTTGAGGCAGCGTTGCAGGCCATCGCCCGCGAAGGCCGTGGCGTGTTGCTGTACTTGCGTCAGGAAGGCCGGGGCATTGGCCTGTTGAACAAGATCCGCGCCTACGAGTTGCAGGACGGCGGTGCCGACACCGTTGAAGCCAACGAGCGTCTGGGCTTTGCTGCCGACCAGCGTGACTACGCCATGTGCCTGCCGATGTTGCAGCACCTGGGGGTGAAATCCCTGCGCCTGATGACCAACAACCCGCGCAAGGTCAAAGCTTTGACCGACATGGGCATCGTGGTCGCCGAGCGCGTGCCGCTGCACACCGGGCACAACCCGCACAACAAACTGTACCTGGCGACCAAGGCCAGCAAGCTCGACCACATGATGGGCAACGAGCATCAGGGCGAGGCTGATCGGGCGTGA
- a CDS encoding MFS transporter, translating into MTRGQVRRRLSFNWWQYLALALVPLFVINGVFGQSEAILPVLAMPLFIAGVASMFVSLKFFGGYKHALIATQKALDTPEEPAAWIALAAKRRIAFLAASLPAWIGALAVFVGLEAVPLVLLALSTAVLFYLYRIPRQLG; encoded by the coding sequence GTGACTCGCGGTCAGGTGCGGCGGCGACTGTCCTTTAACTGGTGGCAATACCTGGCGCTGGCGTTGGTGCCACTGTTCGTGATCAATGGCGTGTTCGGCCAGAGCGAAGCGATCCTGCCGGTGCTGGCGATGCCGTTGTTTATCGCCGGTGTGGCCTCGATGTTTGTCAGCCTGAAGTTTTTCGGCGGCTACAAACATGCGTTGATCGCCACCCAGAAAGCCCTCGATACCCCTGAAGAACCGGCGGCCTGGATTGCCCTGGCAGCCAAGCGTCGTATCGCCTTTTTAGCCGCGAGCCTGCCGGCGTGGATCGGCGCGTTGGCCGTGTTCGTCGGCCTCGAAGCGGTGCCGTTGGTATTGCTGGCGCTGTCGACGGCGGTGCTGTTCTACCTCTACCGTATCCCGCGTCAACTCGGCTGA
- a CDS encoding cobalamin-binding protein, with product MLRVWLAVLLLAVSGSAYSVERVVSLAPSLSEIVVELGSADLLVGVLDAGERPAELKDLPSVGRYGQLDMEQLLSLKPDLLLLWPGSVGPAQREQLKRLNIPTYVAEPHSLGQLTAQIEAIATQLGRPQRGVTLAADLRLKLDNLRQRYRRDKPLTVFYQVWDRPLYTVGGGQIISDALEVCGARNVFADLTLPAPQVSVEAVLQRNPEVILASDQAQLDAWKAWPQVAAVVQGQLLLVTDKGLERPSGQMIEATAKLCQVIAPDR from the coding sequence ATGCTGCGCGTCTGGCTGGCGGTTTTGCTGCTGGCCGTCAGCGGCTCGGCTTATTCCGTTGAGCGTGTTGTCAGCCTCGCGCCTTCTCTCTCTGAAATCGTTGTTGAACTGGGCTCCGCCGATTTGTTGGTCGGGGTGCTGGATGCCGGTGAGCGTCCGGCCGAACTCAAAGATCTGCCTTCCGTTGGCCGCTACGGCCAGTTGGACATGGAGCAACTGCTGAGCCTCAAACCCGATTTGTTATTGCTCTGGCCCGGCAGCGTCGGCCCGGCCCAGCGTGAACAGCTCAAGCGCTTGAACATTCCCACCTACGTCGCTGAACCCCACAGCCTCGGCCAGCTCACGGCGCAGATTGAAGCGATCGCCACGCAACTCGGCCGGCCGCAGCGGGGTGTGACCCTGGCTGCTGATCTGCGGCTGAAACTGGATAACCTGCGTCAGCGCTATCGCCGGGATAAGCCGCTAACGGTGTTCTATCAAGTCTGGGATCGGCCGCTGTACACCGTGGGCGGCGGACAGATCATCAGCGATGCGCTGGAAGTATGCGGCGCACGCAATGTATTTGCCGACCTGACCTTGCCGGCGCCGCAGGTCAGCGTCGAGGCGGTGTTGCAGCGCAATCCCGAGGTGATTCTGGCCAGTGACCAGGCGCAGCTGGATGCCTGGAAGGCGTGGCCGCAGGTAGCGGCGGTGGTGCAGGGGCAATTGTTGTTGGTGACGGATAAGGGCTTGGAGCGGCCGAGTGGGCAGATGATCGAGGCGACAGCCAAGTTGTGCCAAGTGATCGCGCCGGACCGCTGA
- a CDS encoding TonB-dependent receptor domain-containing protein: protein MKLSPLALTLTLLPAGQLLADTFERDQALKLPDVLISANRQVEARNDSSAANTVFTREDIDRLQPSSVTDLLRRVPGVQVGQTGGRGSLPGIYIRGTKSAQSLVLVDGQRIGSTTSGDSNLQHINIEQVERVEVLRGSRSVIYGSDAIGGVIQIFTRRGGEQGLQPRLHVGFGSNQTWERSLGLSGGDEKTRFNLGASLDETAGIDRTHESYPSDGDHDEYRNKSVSFSLSHALTDDIEIGANVLDNRGKSELDSPFYQQQPYSDFTVGGASGYIDARINDLWKTRIEFGHSENRDKNLDKLSDEHSVFNTYRNSVNWQNDLTLNERNSLIVGGDWYEDRINSSTPFDEDSRWNRAAFIQHRYQADSFSTELGLRRDQNQQFGGQNSWSGTFTLPLNPDNDVLLTYSEGFRAPTFNDLYYPEFSNPDLKPETSTSYELQWRSQLTDTSRLEASLYRTDLTDAIIVSSNLPQNVASARINGFEAALKHELFGWQSNLGVAIIDPRDRDSGHTLARRARRTLSLDLDRQFDRLGLGASWQAVSGSYDDENNQQPLGGYALLGLRSSWALNREVKLDLKVDNLLDKGYSRALYSYDGSQYGYREEGRAWMFGVTWTPEL from the coding sequence ATGAAACTCTCTCCTCTCGCCCTGACGCTGACACTCCTGCCGGCCGGCCAACTCCTGGCCGACACCTTCGAACGCGATCAAGCCCTGAAGCTCCCCGACGTGCTGATCAGCGCCAACCGCCAGGTCGAGGCGCGCAACGACAGCAGCGCGGCCAACACCGTGTTCACCCGCGAAGACATCGATCGCCTGCAACCAAGCAGCGTCACCGATCTGTTGCGTCGGGTGCCGGGCGTGCAAGTCGGGCAAACCGGTGGGCGCGGCAGTTTGCCGGGGATCTACATTCGCGGCACTAAATCGGCGCAAAGCCTGGTGCTGGTGGACGGCCAGCGCATTGGCAGCACCACGTCCGGCGACAGCAACCTGCAACACATCAACATCGAACAGGTCGAGCGCGTGGAAGTGTTGCGCGGCTCCCGTTCGGTGATTTATGGCAGCGATGCGATTGGCGGGGTGATTCAGATTTTCACCCGTCGTGGCGGCGAACAAGGCCTGCAACCGCGGCTGCATGTGGGCTTTGGCAGCAACCAGACGTGGGAGCGTAGCCTCGGCCTGTCCGGCGGCGATGAGAAAACCCGCTTCAATCTCGGCGCCAGCCTGGATGAAACCGCCGGGATCGACCGCACTCATGAGTCGTATCCCAGCGATGGCGATCACGACGAATACCGCAATAAATCGGTGAGTTTTAGCCTGAGTCATGCCCTCACCGACGACATCGAAATTGGCGCGAATGTGCTGGATAACCGCGGCAAAAGTGAACTCGACAGCCCCTTCTACCAACAGCAGCCTTACAGCGATTTCACAGTAGGCGGCGCTAGCGGTTACATCGATGCGCGCATCAACGACCTGTGGAAAACCCGCATAGAGTTCGGCCATAGCGAGAACCGCGACAAAAACCTCGACAAACTTAGTGATGAACACAGCGTTTTCAACACCTACCGCAATTCAGTGAACTGGCAAAACGACCTGACGCTCAACGAGCGCAACAGTTTGATCGTCGGCGGCGACTGGTACGAAGACCGGATCAACAGCAGCACGCCGTTCGATGAGGACAGTCGCTGGAACCGCGCTGCGTTTATCCAGCATCGTTATCAGGCGGACAGTTTCTCCACAGAGTTGGGCTTGCGTCGCGACCAGAATCAGCAGTTCGGCGGGCAAAACAGTTGGAGCGGCACCTTCACCCTGCCGTTGAACCCGGACAACGATGTGCTGCTGACCTACAGCGAAGGCTTCCGCGCCCCGACCTTCAACGACCTGTATTACCCGGAGTTCAGCAACCCGGACCTCAAGCCTGAAACCTCGACAAGCTATGAGCTGCAATGGCGCAGCCAGTTGACCGACACCAGCCGCCTGGAAGCGTCGCTGTACCGCACAGATCTAACAGACGCGATCATCGTCAGCAGCAATCTCCCGCAAAACGTCGCGTCGGCACGGATCAACGGCTTCGAAGCGGCGTTGAAACACGAACTGTTCGGCTGGCAGAGCAACCTCGGCGTGGCGATCATCGACCCGCGGGATCGCGACAGCGGCCACACGTTGGCCCGCCGTGCGCGGCGGACGTTGAGCCTGGATCTGGATCGCCAGTTTGATCGGTTGGGACTCGGCGCCAGTTGGCAGGCGGTCAGCGGCAGCTATGACGATGAGAACAATCAGCAGCCACTGGGTGGCTATGCGTTGCTCGGGTTACGCAGCAGTTGGGCGTTGAATCGGGAAGTGAAGCTGGATCTGAAGGTCGATAACTTGCTCGACAAGGGTTACAGCCGGGCGTTGTACAGCTATGACGGCAGCCAGTATGGGTATCGCGAGGAAGGTCGGGCGTGGATGTTTGGGGTGACCTGGACGCCTGAATTATAA
- the dxs gene encoding 1-deoxy-D-xylulose-5-phosphate synthase has product MPTTFHEIPRKRPTTPLLDRANTPDGLRRLGEAELETLADELRLELLYTVGQTGGHFGAGLGVIELTIALHYVFDTPDDRLVWDVGHQAYPHKILTGRRERMGTLRQKDGVAAFPRRSESEYDTFGVGHSSTSISAALGMAIAARLQNSDRKAIAVIGDGALTAGMAFEALNHAPEVNANMLVILNDNDMSISRNVGGLSNYLAKILSSRTYASMREGSKKVLSRLPGAWEIARRTEEYAKGMLVPGTLFEELGWNYIGPIDGHDLPTLIATLRNMRDLKGPQFLHVVTKKGKGFAPAEVDPIGYHAITKLDPLDAPAAAPKKSGGPKYSGVFGEWLCDMAAADPRLVGITPAMKEGSDLVAFSERFPLRYFDVAIAEQHAVTFAAGMACEGAKPVVAIYSTFLQRGYDQLIHDVAVQNLDVLFAIDRAGLVGEDGPTHAGSFDLSFLRCIPGMLVMTPSDENELRKMLTTGHLYNGPAAVRYPRGNGPNATIEKDLQPIEIGKGVVRRQGNKVALLVFGVQLAEALKVADTLDATVVDMRFVKPLDETLVREIAASHELLVTIEENAIMGGAGGAVSEFLARENILKSMLHLGLPDSYVEHAKPAQMLAECGLDEAGIEASVRERLQLLAK; this is encoded by the coding sequence ATGCCCACGACGTTTCATGAGATTCCCCGCAAACGCCCGACCACGCCCCTGCTCGACCGTGCTAATACGCCGGACGGCCTGCGCCGGTTAGGCGAAGCCGAGCTGGAAACCCTGGCCGATGAATTGCGCCTGGAATTGCTCTACACGGTCGGTCAGACCGGTGGGCATTTCGGTGCCGGCCTGGGCGTCATCGAGCTGACCATCGCGTTGCATTACGTGTTCGACACCCCGGATGACCGGCTGGTGTGGGACGTGGGTCATCAGGCTTATCCGCACAAAATCCTCACCGGCCGTCGCGAGCGCATGGGCACCCTGCGCCAGAAGGACGGCGTCGCCGCCTTCCCGCGTCGTTCCGAGAGCGAGTACGACACCTTTGGCGTCGGCCACTCCAGCACCTCGATCAGCGCCGCGCTGGGCATGGCCATTGCCGCCCGCCTGCAAAACAGTGATCGCAAGGCGATTGCCGTGATCGGCGACGGCGCGTTGACCGCCGGCATGGCCTTCGAGGCGCTGAACCATGCGCCGGAAGTGAACGCCAACATGCTGGTGATCCTCAACGACAACGACATGTCGATCTCGCGCAATGTCGGCGGTTTGTCGAATTACCTGGCAAAAATTCTCTCCAGCCGCACGTATGCAAGCATGCGCGAAGGCAGCAAAAAGGTCCTGTCGCGCCTGCCCGGTGCCTGGGAAATCGCCCGGCGTACCGAAGAATACGCCAAAGGCATGCTGGTCCCCGGCACGCTGTTCGAAGAGCTGGGCTGGAACTACATCGGCCCGATCGACGGCCACGACCTGCCCACCCTGATCGCCACCCTGCGCAACATGCGCGATCTGAAAGGCCCGCAATTTCTGCACGTGGTCACCAAGAAAGGCAAAGGCTTCGCCCCGGCGGAAGTCGACCCGATCGGTTATCACGCGATCACCAAGCTCGACCCCCTGGATGCGCCGGCCGCTGCGCCGAAGAAATCCGGCGGGCCGAAGTATTCCGGTGTGTTCGGCGAATGGCTGTGCGACATGGCTGCGGCCGATCCGCGCCTGGTCGGGATCACCCCGGCGATGAAGGAAGGCTCCGATCTGGTAGCGTTCAGCGAGCGTTTCCCGCTGCGCTATTTCGACGTAGCGATTGCCGAGCAGCACGCGGTCACCTTCGCTGCCGGTATGGCCTGCGAAGGCGCGAAACCGGTAGTGGCGATTTATTCGACCTTCCTGCAACGCGGCTACGACCAACTGATCCATGACGTCGCGGTGCAGAACCTCGACGTGTTGTTCGCCATTGACCGCGCCGGTCTGGTGGGCGAAGACGGCCCGACCCATGCGGGCAGCTTCGATCTGTCGTTCCTGCGCTGCATCCCCGGCATGCTGGTGATGACCCCGAGCGACGAAAACGAATTGCGCAAAATGCTCACCACCGGCCACCTGTACAACGGCCCGGCGGCGGTGCGTTACCCACGCGGCAATGGCCCGAACGCGACCATCGAGAAAGACCTGCAACCGATTGAAATCGGCAAGGGTGTGGTTCGTCGCCAGGGCAATAAAGTCGCCCTGCTGGTGTTTGGCGTGCAACTGGCCGAAGCGCTGAAAGTCGCCGATACGCTGGATGCGACCGTGGTTGATATGCGCTTCGTCAAACCGCTCGATGAAACGCTGGTTCGTGAAATTGCCGCCAGCCACGAGTTGCTGGTGACCATCGAAGAGAACGCGATCATGGGCGGCGCCGGTGGCGCGGTCAGCGAGTTCCTGGCGCGGGAAAACATCCTCAAGTCGATGCTGCACCTGGGCTTGCCGGACAGCTATGTCGAACACGCCAAGCCTGCGCAGATGCTGGCCGAATGCGGGCTGGATGAAGCCGGGATTGAAGCGTCGGTGCGTGAGCGTTTACAACTGCTCGCCAAGTAA